The Channa argus isolate prfri chromosome 14, Channa argus male v1.0, whole genome shotgun sequence genome includes a window with the following:
- the LOC137098948 gene encoding protein shisa-like-2B: MSASCSSYYNAEGVFVDVFSCPKPGNSAAAVYCCGFNDVKYCCDDPNSFFPYEYRYMWWLSIGALVGLSIAAVVLLAFLITVCVLCYLFIATKPSRLDNGLPLRAPAGDCSEGPSQVTATGASGPQGFRKHFMSRKLDCDNHPPDPERLFQRCFTATVSGVKVESPIGC; this comes from the exons ATGAGCGCTAGTTGCAGCAGTTACTACAACgctgaaggtgtgtttgtggacGTTTTCTCCTGCCCCAAACCGGGAAACTCTGCTGCCGCCGTCTACTGTTGTGGATTTAATGATGTTAAGTATTGTTGTGATGATcccaacagttttttcccctaTGAATACCGATACATGTGGTGGCTGAG TATCGGCGCTCTTGTCGGTTTGTCCATTGCAGCGGTGGTCCTTCTTGCCTTTCtcattactgtatgtgtccTCTGCTACCTTTTCATCGCCACCAAACCCAGTCGCCTTGACAACGGCCTACCCCTCAGAGCTCCAG CAGGAGATTGCAGCGAGGGACCCAGTCAGGTGACAGCAACTGGTGCCTCTGGTCCACAGGGattcagaaaacatttcatgAGCAGGAAGCTGGACTGTGATAACCATCCACCAGATCCCGAGCGCCTGTTCCAGAGATGTTTCACAGCTACAGTCAGTGGGGTGAAAGTGGAAAGTCCCATAGGATGCTGA
- the tmem125b gene encoding transmembrane protein 125, which produces MQTFYYPRHFPPSLYMDTPLMQRRALEDQVELWWSREPRHSLLCYCTSVAIILGLGLGGVGLLSTTTSLSGEWRLGVGTMLCLLALAVLLKQLLSSAIQDMNCLRSRRRIDQIKSGGRADPALILTVGLAVMFCGTVLLCVATIGSQSDGREMLVSGLVLMAAGAGMALAVTGYSMFISIKRKREQSRRRMMRMNRVRRLGSQDAQVFSVSGGQMSQARRETSSSRTSLI; this is translated from the coding sequence ATGCAGACCTTCTACTACCCCAGACATTTTCCTCCAAGCCTCTACATGGACACCCCCCTTATGCAGCGACGTGCCCTGGAAGACCAGGTGGAGCTGTGGTGGTCCAGAGAGCCACGCCACTCCCTGTTGTGCTACTGTACATCAGTGGCCATCATACTGGGGCTGGGCCTTGGTGGTGTTGGCCTCCTCTCTACCACCACCAGCCTGTCTGGGGAGTGGCGCCTCGGTGTGGGCACAATGCTTTGCCTCTTAGCCCTCGCTGTTCTGCTCAAGCAGCTCCTCAGCTCTGCCATCCAGGACATGAACTGTCTGCGCAGCCGACGTCGGATTGACCAGATAAAGAGTGGTGGGAGGGCTGACCCGGCACTGATTTTGACTGTGGGGCTGGCTGTGATGTTTTGTGGGACGGTGCTTCTCTGCGTGGCCACAATCGGCAGCCAAAGTGACGGCAGGGAAATGTTGGTGTCTGGTCTTGTTCTGATGGCTGCTGGGGCAGGCATGGCACTGGCTGTTACTGGCTACAGCATGTTCATCTCAattaagagaaaaagagagcagaGCAGGAGAAGGATGATGAGAATGAACAGAGTGAGGAGGCTGGGGAGTCAAGATGCCCAGGTGTTCAGTGTCTCAGGAGGACAGATGAGTCAGGCCAGGAGAGAGACGTCCTCCAGTAGAACAAGCCTGATCTGA
- the LOC137098835 gene encoding type III endosome membrane protein TEMP-like, translating to MGQWSQSLFGVLLLCGAFIREARLALTSDGEHKSTLRHLLMEDNNSNSSRSEIGRAATTDEGPKSVEWSYLAAGLGTVLTISLLIVMVVKFRVFHHFLASYRHSLLQEADGVSQYGQEEVSFPNNVSGRVQAFQRTVSGLDEDDDGFIEDNYIQTNEKEMAQRESMEKEEIEDSDEDLQFSIE from the exons ATGGGTCAGTGGAGCCAGAGCCTCTTTGGGGTGCTTCTTCTTTGTGGAGCATTTATAAGAGAGGCACGTCTTGCTTTAACATCTGATGGGGAACACAAAAGCACTCTGAGACATCTTCTAATGGAAGACAATAACAGCAACAGTAGCAGAAGTGAAATAGGAA GAGCAGCCACTACAGATGAGGGCCCAAAGTCAGTGGAGTGGTCCTATCTGGCTGCAGGTCTGGGGACAGTCCTCACCATCTCCCTCCTCATTGTGATGGTGGTGAAGTTTCGTGTCTTCCATCATTTCCTAGCCAGCTACAGACACTCCCTCCTCCAAGAGGCTGACGGAGTCAGTCAGTACGGTCAAGAGGAGGTGTCCTTCCCTAACAATGTCTCTGGTAGAGTGCAAGCGTTTCAAAGGACCGTAAGTGGGctggatgaagatgatgatggcTTTATCGAGGATAACTATATCCAGACCAATGAGAAAGAAAtggcacagagagagagcatgGAGAAGGAGGAGATAGAAGACAGTGATGAGGATCTTCAGTTTTCAATAGAGTGA